The DNA region GTACTTACATAATCGTCATTTTTGGAGCCATATGCAGCGATGTAGTCTGCGTGTTTATCCAGCAGCAGTGTGTTGGGACCGTCAGGCTTAATGATGACATCTTTCACTTGGGTACCCTAATGTAAAACATACCGAACCTTACTGCTCAATTAAACCACTTTGTTGAAAAACGACATCAAATATGCTGTCGGTTTATAAAATGACACCAATATTAAGTAGCCTAATGACTGAATGAGCTTCTGACAGGTCATGCTATGCGCATTAATGCTAGCCAAATTATAGTCATTTTGCTGGTTATTTTACAGATTATACGTCAATATAAAGACACAACACGAAATGTTTCCTGGACATTTTTGACTAATTTGACAATCATGTTATGTTAAGATACATTTTCTGAAGTTAACAATGATAACATAAAGACAGTTACCATTCTGGAAAGATTTGCGGCGATACCTTCTTCTTCATACGTTAATGCAAGTTATCTTGTTCTTTAGACGCTGTTTACCGCCACCTCTGCTTCGGATAGCATATTgcagttgttttcattttttcatttcattattgaGCAAAAGATTATGGACAACGGGCAattgattaaaaagaagaagaagattcgTGAGATCACCTTCTTCCAATAGCTTGGGATACTATTTTGAGTTGGCAATTTTGGTGGACACAAACGTCAGAACGGGTACCTGATTGGTCTGCAGCTATGTAGTCCCGTGTACAACAAATTACAATATGCTGTGTATTCCAAGATCTTTCTGTCAGAACCACCATGACTATCTTTAACAATTTAAACCACAGTGGATCACCTGATGGATAGGTTCAACTTGGCTGCTATTGACCCGCATCAATAGTTCCTTAGACCACTTTTGCAATACTGAACACTGCAGCCCTGGAATGCTCCATAAGAGCTGTAAGAGCTGACAAGCGTCACAATTTGAACTTAAATTCTTAGGCTTGATCAATTTTCCTGCTCATAACAAATCAACCTTAATAGAAAAATTTAAATTTGTTATCTAATATGTACTGCATTTCCCACGTGTCACGATGTAGAGCTGCATCATGCTTTTGATTTAGTCGGCCAGTTTATTGAGTAAATGTAAACACCCATGTGGTTTTTATTCACGTCACAACAAAGATTCTGTATGAACACAAATCCATGCAAAATTAATTATTACAGGCACATGAAGCCAGCTCTCTTCTAAAACATTGTGATATAAATCCCATTAGCATTTACAGCATCAAAGTTACCGGTATGTCAATTATGGCAGCAGTTTGAGGGAGAaaggcagacacacaataaAATCAAGTTTTATTTCATGCACTTGCTCTTGGATTTTAACATACAGAACTGCATCTAAGTTCttagtcatccaggtcatagagTAGTCTTAGCTTAAGCCAAAATTTTTACATTCTACAATGTAAGTTTCAGTctgatttgaatttaaaaaaaaaaaaaaaaaaaaaaaattcttaacCAACCATTCCAGAGTCAAACTTAAGTTTGTACAAAACTGTCGGAGGACGCCACCAGACAAAACTGATGTGACAATCTTCACCttattgaaaaaagaaattacCGTAACTACAAAATCAGGCCACTGCTGAATTGAGGAATATATTTGTACAGTGAAGTTAATTGCATTCAGATGAGTGTGAGCCTTGCGTGAAGAATGTTCATTTCTGGAATCTTCCAAGGAGTTCTCGGGAAATAATGAGCCTTTGGATTTGAGCGGTTCCCTCATAAATCTACATGGGAAATTAAGAGATTTACAGAAACTTTGGCTTTGACAAACAACTGAATTTGGAGCTATTGGATGCCCATAAACAATATTTACCTGGTAGATCTTTGCATCCCTCATTAGTTTCTCAACAGGGTATTCCGAGTTAAAGCCATTGCCTCCAAATACTTGAACAGCATCGGAGGCCACCTGATTGGCGATGTCTCCAGCAAACGCCTTGGCAATGGACGCATAGTAGGTGTTTCTGCGGCCCTGATCCACTTCCCAGGCAGCCCGCTGGTATGCCATCCTAGCCAGTTCCACCTTTATTGCCATATCAGCCAGTATGAAAGAGACAGCTTGGTgctgagaagacaggaagtatCGATGTTTAGACCTTTAAATTCACAAAATTCAAACCAACTATGTTTCCTAATGAATTATCATCAGTTAAACAAACCTCAGCAATAAATTTCCCAAAGGTCTTCCGCTCAAGAGCATACTTTGTAGCTTCATCAAGTGCTCTCTGTGCCAACCCTGTAGCCCCTGCGGCTACCTGAAATGGTTATAATACATGAACCATTTAAAATTTCCTGAAGATTTCAGTAAAAGAGACAGATATGGAGGTGGGAGGGCTTACTGGTGGTCGTGTATTGTCAAAGGCACCCATTGCAATTTTGAAGCCAGCTCCTTCTGCAATCAGGACGTTCTCTTTTGGTATTCTCACGTCCTCGAAGGTGATGCCTCTGGTATCAGAACATCTCTGACCCATGTTCAGCTCCTGCAAGAAAAATTAAGTTTGATATTAGGCTACACTGAGAATAATATTCAGCAGACCAAGATTAAAAATGACCCTTGGGGTACCTTTCTTCCAATCTGAATTCCAGGAGTGTCAGCATCCACAATGAAGCCAGTAAAGGCTTTGCCAGCTGAACatttaggatcagggttagtcCGAGCCAGGAGGAAGTACCTACACACAGGAAAATGTATGAATGTTGtaagaggaaaataaatttgTAATTGTAAAGCTACACATACTCAATGGGTACAGATGCTGCTCAAAGTAAAATTTAAATGAACATAAGCCGTTAAGGGAATGTGTTATCATGTTATCAAAGCAGTAGtagtgaacacacaccagtTAGCCTTTCCACCATTGGTGATCCACATCTTCTGCCCATTAACAACATACTCATCTCCCATCTTCACAGCTCGGGTCTTGATGCCAGCCACATCTGagcctgctccaggttctgtaACACAGTATGCctgccaaacacacagcagtTCACAAAAAAGTGAGGTACACACATGACGATTATCAGGCAGGTTTTTGTCCCGATTTTCCCCCTTCCTGACCAAGGATAGAAGATACCAATTTATCTTATGTCTTATAAGATTATCCTGTGGTCTGAGGTGTGTTAAGCGTAAATTTGTTCAGATAATCATAAATATGAAACTTGTTCTTCAAGCATATGGGGAACGTACAACATCAGAGTCATGAATCCCATGAATTTTTATGTGCTACAGAATATAGCCAATCAGGAAGCTAGCTGACTGAGGAACAAGGAAGAaggtgtaaataaaaacaagcatgcTTGCACCATATACAAGATTTTCTCcacagattattttattttgaaatatttcgAAGAACTTCATCGTTCCCTCTGCTTATAAGCCCCCTtccatgttgtgttttgtgATTTTCCAGGTTAATGCcatgtttcttctgtttttattttcatcacgTGAGATTTCTGGCTTGGAAGACGAGACTTTAGATCGGCGGTGTGACAGaatctttatgtgtgtgttgttctgggTCAAAATTATTGGAGCACACCACACAATATGATCAAAACTGTTCAATGCCTGATTTTTGTGTCTTCGTGTGTGGGGTCTTAAGATTTACAAAATCCTTATATGTGGCCCCTGATTAATCTGATGGAAGTGGACAGTAAATTAAACATCTATCATGTTCATAACAATAGTCATGTTCCCACTGTCTGTCACATTATACACAAGGGCATTTTGTTGCTCAACCTGTaacagaaatattttaaaatttattttactTACACACATGAGAGGCTCTTCAATCAATCTTCCCAAATATTTTCTCTTCTGTGCATCATTGCCAGCTAATATAACAGGCATTTGCtatggagggagaaagaggcaatTTAGAAAATCCAAAGGATTTGGATCACATTattaaacacaatttaaaaaaagaaagaagacaaacaaacagtgTAATCCTGATACTTACCCCCAGAGAGTTTGCTTCAATAGCAGTTTGCACTCCCGTGCACCCATAAGCCAACTCTTCTGTGATTAGACAGTTGTCAAAGATCGTCAAACCCATTCCACCTGAAAGAAATAAACATACGTTTTaagtatttaaaatgttagATTTGTGGAGGTTGTTTTCGTAGATCATAGAGAAAAGTATGCCATTTAGGACTATTCTAAAAAAGGACAATGTCacagaaacattattttaaacttGTGATATCATACCATATTCCTGTGGAATGTGTCCATTCATCAAACCAAGTTCCCAGGCTTTCTTGATGATGGGGAAAGGATACTGCAAATTCAAGTTTTTCTTGTT from Takifugu flavidus isolate HTHZ2018 chromosome 15, ASM371156v2, whole genome shotgun sequence includes:
- the acadm gene encoding medium-chain specific acyl-CoA dehydrogenase, mitochondrial isoform X1; the protein is MFTKVLKASVRSVVRLQSTSIAAHPAGSNSGSASIGYSFALTEQQKEFQQLARKFAREEIVPAAPAYDRSGEYPFPIIKKAWELGLMNGHIPQEYGGMGLTIFDNCLITEELAYGCTGVQTAIEANSLGQMPVILAGNDAQKRKYLGRLIEEPLMCAYCVTEPGAGSDVAGIKTRAVKMGDEYVVNGQKMWITNGGKANWYFLLARTNPDPKCSAGKAFTGFIVDADTPGIQIGRKELNMGQRCSDTRGITFEDVRIPKENVLIAEGAGFKIAMGAFDNTRPPVAAGATGLAQRALDEATKYALERKTFGKFIAEHQAVSFILADMAIKVELARMAYQRAAWEVDQGRRNTYYASIAKAFAGDIANQVASDAVQVFGGNGFNSEYPVEKLMRDAKIYQIYEGTAQIQRLIISRELLGRFQK
- the acadm gene encoding medium-chain specific acyl-CoA dehydrogenase, mitochondrial isoform X3, with translation MNGHIPQEYGGMGLTIFDNCLITEELAYGCTGVQTAIEANSLGQMPVILAGNDAQKRKYLGRLIEEPLMCAYCVTEPGAGSDVAGIKTRAVKMGDEYVVNGQKMWITNGGKANWYFLLARTNPDPKCSAGKAFTGFIVDADTPGIQIGRKELNMGQRCSDTRGITFEDVRIPKENVLIAEGAGFKIAMGAFDNTRPPVAAGATGLAQRALDEATKYALERKTFGKFIAEHQAVSFILADMAIKVELARMAYQRAAWEVDQGRRNTYYASIAKAFAGDIANQVASDAVQVFGGNGFNSEYPVEKLMRDAKIYQIYEGTAQIQRLIISRELLGRFQK
- the acadm gene encoding medium-chain specific acyl-CoA dehydrogenase, mitochondrial isoform X2, yielding MFTKYPFPIIKKAWELGLMNGHIPQEYGGMGLTIFDNCLITEELAYGCTGVQTAIEANSLGQMPVILAGNDAQKRKYLGRLIEEPLMCAYCVTEPGAGSDVAGIKTRAVKMGDEYVVNGQKMWITNGGKANWYFLLARTNPDPKCSAGKAFTGFIVDADTPGIQIGRKELNMGQRCSDTRGITFEDVRIPKENVLIAEGAGFKIAMGAFDNTRPPVAAGATGLAQRALDEATKYALERKTFGKFIAEHQAVSFILADMAIKVELARMAYQRAAWEVDQGRRNTYYASIAKAFAGDIANQVASDAVQVFGGNGFNSEYPVEKLMRDAKIYQIYEGTAQIQRLIISRELLGRFQK